The following proteins are encoded in a genomic region of Paenibacillus sp. FSL H3-0469:
- a CDS encoding sugar ABC transporter permease, translated as MHQTNSKLRFRTKSVLTGWSFVLLAVILIFVFYFYPMLQALILSFQTGTGSNLTFTGFDNYSRLLSDKTFIVSVKNTFIYLLVQVPLMIILALFISVLLNDSKLRFKGFFRTAIFLPCVTSLVAYSVVFKYLFSGNGLVNTMLLKLHLVSAPIEWITDPFWAKITIIIAITWRWTGYNMIFYLSALQNIDHSIYEAAKIDGASSTRQFFGITVPLLKPIILFTSITSTIGTLQLFDEVMNITKGGPGNATQTISQYIYNLSFKYAADFGYAATVSYSIVIMIALLSVIQFKVAGDKNG; from the coding sequence GTGCATCAAACCAATTCCAAACTAAGATTCCGCACCAAAAGCGTGTTGACCGGATGGTCCTTCGTCCTGCTTGCGGTCATTCTGATCTTCGTCTTCTATTTCTATCCGATGCTTCAGGCACTTATTCTGTCGTTCCAGACGGGAACGGGCAGCAATCTTACCTTCACCGGCTTCGATAACTATTCACGGCTTCTGTCTGACAAGACATTCATAGTATCGGTTAAGAACACCTTCATCTATCTGCTGGTTCAAGTGCCGCTGATGATCATCCTTGCGCTGTTTATCTCGGTGCTGCTGAATGACAGCAAGCTGAGATTCAAGGGGTTTTTCCGGACGGCGATCTTCCTGCCCTGTGTCACTTCACTGGTTGCGTATTCTGTGGTATTCAAGTATTTGTTCTCCGGCAACGGCCTGGTGAATACGATGCTGCTGAAGCTCCATCTGGTCAGTGCCCCGATAGAATGGATCACCGATCCGTTCTGGGCCAAAATCACCATTATCATAGCGATCACTTGGCGCTGGACGGGTTACAATATGATTTTTTACCTGTCGGCCCTGCAAAATATCGATCACTCCATCTACGAGGCCGCCAAAATTGACGGAGCATCGTCTACCCGCCAGTTCTTCGGAATTACGGTCCCGCTGCTGAAGCCGATCATCCTGTTCACCTCGATTACTTCAACCATCGGAACGCTGCAATTGTTCGACGAGGTCATGAATATTACAAAGGGCGGCCCGGGCAACGCGACCCAGACGATCTCCCAGTATATCTACAATTTGTCGTTCAAATATGCAGCAGACTTCGGCTATGCAGCCACCGTATCGTATTCGATTGTCATTATGATCGCGCTGCTGTCGGTCATCCAGTTCAAAGTGGCAGGTGATAAGAATGGCTAA